The sequence ACGCGTCAGCGTCGTCCTGGAGTCTGGTTTCTCCCAAACTCCTCCAGCGGCAAGTCACTTGTCTCATCTGAAGATAGCAACGCGGGCTTATTCTATCCACgacccgggggggggggggggggggggggggggggtcatgcCATGCGTAGCCTTGCGTGATTTGTTAAGTCCAGATTTCGCAATCTGGGCATACAATACGGTCGGGCGGTCTGTATTTTTTTTATAGAACAGGAGGGGCGAGCCCATACTGGAATTTTATTAAAACTAGAAAACGACAGAGTTAAGAACAGATAGGAAGATATATTACAGAAGGTTAGATGTGGTGGTTTCTACTGTCAATGTTGAAGCCATGCATGCAGAGATGGCCGAATCGAATCTGCCCTTAGCTCTATGAGTGGCTAGGTGTAATTCTTTTGTGAACTCATTTTTGCATTGCTGCACCGTTGGGTCCTTGTCCTGAAAAAGACAGGCATTACGGCACTTCCAAATGCTCAAGTCATGAGAATGACGATTTCCATCCGTAGTGTACCTCTGCACCCAATCCATTCGTAGCGTTTGCAGGTTTCTATATCCCCGTCATGTTCGCAAGTAAAGACACGAGGTACGTTATTCTCTGAGCCCATCACTGGAAGAGacgatttttttcttcttctttattCCATGTCAATCAGGCCGGGCATACTGGAGGGGCACACTTATTGGTGGTACAGTGTAGCAACCGTACTCCTCCTATCTTATACTAGTAGATTGGACTACTAGCAGCTGGTAGGTTTATCTGATTCGTAGGGTACAAACAACTTTCTGTGCCTTTTTTTTTTTGCTGGCTTCCTTCCTTGGGCATCGATCGATCCATGCACACCGCACTCAGCATCCGGCTTTTTCCTTGTTGCCTTGTACAGTTTGCAAACTCGCACGGCGCGTCACTGTCCTCCATTTATTCGTTTGTGTGTGTTGTTCTTGGAGGAGCGCTGAAAACTCGGACAGTTTCTGTCCTCACAATGCTGCAAGTGGACGTATGTATACATACACGTAGTACTCCTACTCAGTCGTGAGCTTGTTCTGGAGCTTTGTTTCTCTGTCGCGCTCGCTGACGGTGGGCCTGTGGAATGGAAGGACGCTTGCATATATATAAAATTGTTCACAGCACACACATCTATGATATGCTGTATCTATCTATATATCTACATGTATAGTACTATAGTATGTAGTATTATAGTAGGGCCTGTGACGCTCGCTGGTGGTGGGCCTGACGGCAACAGTGGCGGCACGCGGAACAAACAATGTTTCCCCGAGGATGGAATAGGCTTTTGACTTTTCTTGCttcctttcttttttcttttctttctttctttcttttttgcgAGAGGAGAGGAAGGAAAGGCAAGGCAGGGGAGGAGCCATGCGCTCATGCCGTGTAAATGTAATCGAGGCCGTTCGGAGGAAAGAAGCAAGCGGGTATCATGGAATATATAGGCTTTTGACATTTTTTTTTTGGGTGTGTGAATGAATGAATCGATCTCCTCATCAGGACAGCATACAAAAGCCAAAGGTAGGTCGCGTCAGCTGGCGTATCTCGCGCACACACAGACTCGGTTGGCATCGCCGCCATGATGCCCATGTTATTTCGAGTTGATGGgagcaataataataataatagagcTGCTGATAGCTTGCTAGCCCATAGAGTTTTCCACGCACGCACTCACGCATGCGTCAACACCAAAACGACAACAgcaggaaaagaaaagaataaaacaaaaaaGGAATATGTATACGTATCGCATTCACTCGCATGGCTCCGCGTGCGTCGTCCGGGTCGATCGATCAGGCATAATTTTACCCACGCCTTTTAGGCTTTTTCACAAATTTCAACCCCGCCTTTTCTTTCCTCTCCTTTTCCATTCGGCCTCTCCTTTTCGTTATCACATAAGTATCCCTATATATTCCTTGCCCCTGTGGCACAGCCTGATCGGAAAAAGGCAGAAGCGATTCCGATCCGTGCGTTGCCACTGGTCTGGTCTGGCCTGGTGGACGCACGCAATATTATTTGCATCTCTTTTGCTGTGTGAGTGCATAGCGACGACGCACGACGACATGTATATCCATGCTCTCTGTCGCCATGCGTCTTCTCCTGCCGATGCTGCCGCCTGAGATGTGAACGTAGCTAGCTAGTAGCCAGTATAGCTCAGTGCCTTAAAGCACTAACTACACAAGGCTCAAAAGGCTAAGCGTACAGTATGTAGTGGAGTATGTGTAGAATGTCGACATGGGATCacgtgccgtgccgtgccgtcTTTGTTTGATGGATGGCGCTTCTCGCTTTGCCGTCCAAGGAGGAGGAAGAACAACTATACGTTTCGTTCTTGTTCTTTTTTTGGCCAGTACTAGCTAGAGCGGAGCAAGTGCTGTACTACGTCACCAATTTGTAGTAGTGGGTATTATTATTGGCTACACACGAGCAAAAAAGATATTCGTTTCTTTTCCTTTATTGCCGATCGATGGAAAAAAAATCCCACGTCCGACCGACGGATCCACGGTGTTATTACCTTTAAAAGTTTTGTCAAACAATGTCGTCCCGCCGGCGGCCGTGTCTCTTTTGTTGAACTCTAGCTGTATAGAACGGTTCCCCCTTCCAGCAAGTAGTGCATTAGGTTTCCGACGTGACGCATCGTTATCTCTACTAATCCTTAAGGGTGGACGGAGGGCGTCCACCACCGCACCGTGCCCCCGCCCGCGATTTTGGACCCCCACGCGCGTCTTCCTCCGCCCGCGAATCACGTCCCGCGCGCGTCGCCCTCGCCACCGGTAATCCCGCCCGCCTCCCCCGCACGCCGTGATGCCCGCCGTCGGGTAAGTGAACCGCGCAAGCCACCCCGCAACGCCCGCATGCCTTCACCACACCTCCGCCCACCCTCGCCCTCCCATTCGCGACCTCTACCAGTTTCTTCTCACCCGCGCCCCCGCCTGCGAGGTCGTGCCCCCGACCGAGCGCCCCCCGCCTGACGTTCCCCTCTCCCCGCAGCCCACGCCCACGCCGGCAACGCCGCTCAACTAGCTTTCGCGCTCCCCTGGCGTGCAACAGCTTTCGCGCTCCCCTTGCCCCCGCCATGCCTGCACTAGATCTGCAAAACATCCGCCGCTGGCACACTCCTCAGGTGCGGCGGCTGCACCTGCACAGCCGGTTCGTCACCAAGCTCGGGGGGAGTGGCTCGTGGCAGTCGCCTCAACGTCGTCCTCCGTGCCGTCCGGCGAGGTGTCGTCACCCCAGATCCGGATCCCGCCCCCCAAATCGCATATCCGCATGGAAGGTCCGCGCGTCCGCAGCCCCTacgccacctcctcctcctcctctccccctCACTGCGCCGCCACCTCCTCCTCGGATGCGCGGATGGAAGGTCCGCGGCCCTGCGCCCCCAAATCGCAGAACGTGTGCACCATCCGGCCGCTGGTGACGGCGATGTGCTTCCACCAGCTCTCCGAGGGCATGGGACTCGGCGGCTGCATCCTGCAGGCGAAGTACGTCGCGAGGATGAAGGCGGGGCTGGTGTTCTTCTTCTCCACGACGACGGCGTTCGGGATCGCGCTGGAGCTGGCGCTCACCAAGATGTACAGGGAGAACAGCCCCACGACGCTCATCGTGGTGAGTCTTTTTGTTTATCCAATTGTTAAGAAGGGTCTCCCAAAGAAAATCAGAGAAGTCACTGACTGCTATTTTCTCCCTCATCGGTCCTGGCCTTCTGCACTGACAACCTACGGTGTTGTATGTGCTGCTAGCTTTGGTGCAGGGATGCTTCTTGAGGTTTGGATAAACAAAAGAAAATGGAGCGTATCTGGGAGATGGATAAGTCATTATGGACACAGCCAGCTCTAAAGATTTCTGATGGAAATTGATACAACCTTGTTTCTGGATCTTGCATGATGGCAGAATGATGTCACAAACCTTTGAGCCTCATTAGTCGAATAAACTCAAATTATCCAAACAGTATAAGAAGCTGCTGTTCCGGTGGGCACTGTCGCCTATGCACTGGTAAGCATCAGTTTGAACATTTCTTGTTTCTTGTCGCCGCAGTTCTGCTCATCTCAAAGGTGCGTCCTACTATAAAATTTCACATGGATAAGGTGCCAGCCTGTATAATGTATACATGAAACCGGGTCTCTGAAGATAGTTAACTACAGGCTGTATGCCGCAAGCCCACAAGCTAGCAACTGAACGTCATGAGACACCAAAACATTGCGAATGTCCATTCTCCTAGCTGAAACAAAAATGCACATCCAGATTACAATGCCCTTCATCATGCTTTTATTCGTCAGCTTAACTACTCTGCTCATGAGCACAGAGTAAAGGTGTCAGATCGAACACTTCAAAGGCCGTTAGAAAAGGCGTTAGATTCAGACTGTTTCAGATTCAGAAAAGTTTCGTTAGAGTTTGGTAGCTTGTATAGTTTCGGTTTGGTTACAGTTGCAGACTGTTTTAGATTCAGAAGATAGGCTGAAATTACAGTTGCCTCTGATTAAGTAATTGGAATGTCCTGCATTTTTCCTGTGAAATCAATGAACTTAGCTTGCAATAGTACCGTACCTATTGTCAATGTGGGGTCCATTCCTCGCTTCCTGGAAAGAGCACATGTTGTTGAACACCAACTGGCTGAGCAGCTCCTGCTGCCTTGTTGGCTCCCCCGCTGCTTGCTGATGCTGCATCAGCTTGACTGTATTTTTAGCTGACAGTAAATGATTTTGCTGTTCCATACTTGTACGTGGTCATGGAGGCCATCACTATCCAGTCCGAACCCATATAGCACTGGGCTCATGGAGGCAATCCTCATGGAAAGCCACATTTTTAGCACTGAGTACCAGTACATTACCAACAACTGCTCAGTTTATTTTTTAGTAGGTGTGTCTCAATTAGCAATCAACGAGTTTTACCTGTCAGAGATCTCATTTTGTCCCTTTCAATCATTCCATTGCATTTTATCTCCTTCAGTGCAAATTATGATCTGCCCATATGCACCTCTTAATATCATGTGTATGAAGGAGATGGTTATTGATACTAATGCAAAGTAATAGGATTTTTCATAATGTTTTTTCGTCAATACATTCTTTGCTTTCCCATATTACGTATTTGGTGATGCTTTCTATTTTTATGGGTTTGCAACGGTATGTGCCCCGTTACTTCTGAGTTCATCATGGATGAGATAGCTAACACTTTTATCTAGGTGAGGTGATCTCTGAAGAAAATTCTCtggaatttggcactgataagatAGAAATGCATGTTGGGGCTGTACAGGCCAACGATCGAGCTCTTTTAGTCGATGATCTTATTGCCACCAGTGTACGGGCACTCAACTTATCGGTGAGCTCATTTTGTGCTATATTTTTTTACTGTGTTGTAGGCTACCACAGTTATCTAAATGCTTTTTTATCGTTGGAATACATTTGAGACGATGGTTTGATTTTTTCTGAAGCTGTGTATTTTTAAATTCGTGGTGACAATTCTCCTCACAATTGTAGCTTTTAGTAAACATTGCACTGAACTGAATCTTCTTTTTGTTTCAATATTTATTCTGATATTAAAAAGCCCGTCCTGCCCCCACCTCATTTATTTAGCAAGCCCTGCTGCTGTATATGCCTTTCAAGGAATTGTACTTTCTCGCAATCTAAGTATCATTTGACATCTCTTTGCTGTGGTTTGTTGTATGAAGGGGGATTGTATCCGCCGGTGTGCAATGTTAAATAGCTATCACAGTGATTGAGCTCTCTTGGAATTGATTATTATCCCATATTTAAGATAATGGTTAGTTATTCTTCAGAAAATGAGACCTCTATATGCACAAATAGATGTTTCTGTTCAAAACAGGTCATGTTAGACTCATAAAGAGTGTCACAACAACTGTTCCTACTAATGCATATAAAAGAAAAACCGTCCCATATTCCCTTATCTTATGCATAAAAACTGTAATAGGACCATCTGAAAATGTTTATGTACTCATGCATTGCGTGTAAAAAAACTCTAGGTTCTCTTTTTTTGCATTTAGGTGGTAATGCAGATGAATTGGTAAACCGACGTTTTTAAAGTCAAACCCGAGAACCTGGTATGTGGTAGGAGATATAATGTCGTTATTTTTCATGCGTGTGTGAGGACATGCTTCCACTGGCATAAATAAAGCATTATGGGTAGACATGGGGACTGTTTAATTTAATCCACTGCCCAGGTCACCTAAAATTAGCTCTTTTTCTATTATGGCATGTTGCTGTGCAGGTAATATCCTTGTGCAGTTTATTCATCATGAAAATGAAAGAAAACACCTACACACATTTTTGACATAGTGGAGctatatgtttgttttactgtgtatACATAACCTTTTGAATGCTCTGGTTTCTGATGTTCCTATCAGGGCTCTGACTATTTTGTGTTTTTTGTGATTAATGTCCCACTCAGAGGTTTCTTCCAAACTGTTGCTAGCAGGCCGGAAGGAAAATTTTTTATGCGGCTTCATTTTGACTCTATGTATGCCCATATATGCAATCTAACTAAAATCTGAACTACTCTTGTATACAAGAGGAGGAAGAATTTGTTTGACGTGGTGCAGATCCTACCAGAGTGGGGCATAGGATACAAGGTTGCCAATACCACCTGGTGTGACGTCTCCTGTCAGATCACGAAGATCAACCTATACAAGGTGATCTGATCTGCCCACTTTCCACTCGACAGATCCATATTGTTTGAGGATACTCATAGCTACCCTGCAACAATTTACTTATACTACTTCACCGAGCTAATTTATTTGCTTGAGCTCTTTGGGATTTATATGGTATGATAATATGTGACCTCTGCTTTGTTTTTGTTCAGTTAAGCAGCAAGCATCAATCTTTAGGATGTTCCTTTTTTTAGCTGAAAGCCAAACATGGACCAGTGAATAGCCCTATGCAATTTTGATGTGTCCTTGCACAGTCGTATTCATGGACTTATAACATGACGTTGGATTACTACCTTGCCTTGACACTGCAATGTTATTTATGTAAACTTATTTGAGCAtaatttgaatcataatccttgcaGTTGAAGTATCATGTGAGTAGCATTGTCTTGAACAAGAAGTCATCTTTCTCAGCATTCTAGAGGCCCTTGTTTGGATGTACTGTTCTTTTATGATAGCTCAATATGCATAGTCCATACTAAACTTACCATTTTTTTCTAGATATAATGCTTTCTCTGTTGGTTAAACCATTCTACGAACATTATCAGGATCAAGTTGATGAAAAGGTTGGCGTTTGTTCTTGAGCTGGACTTGAGCTATCCAATGCCTCCTTCCCCTTTCTTCTCTGTCAAAGTCCATTGGCAATGGTGTGCAGTCCCTCAGCAGGCACCTGTCATCAAAGCCTCTTACATGACAAGGAGAGCATGTACCACTTGCTCAACTTCATTTGTGTTCACAACTACAAGGGGATGGTGAGCCATTATTTTATCTGTTTCTTTTTGTAAATGTTGTCGATATTGTCTAGAAGTTGTCATTAAGACTAGCATGTGATTCATGCTAGGTAAAAATAGATGAACACTGACTATATTTTCTAAATTTTATTTCTCCAGTTTATTAGAAATTGCCTATAGGTCAACCTAAGAACAACCAATGCTAACCATACCATTCTTATTTACCTATTATTGGTTCCTTTTTTTTGGTAGAAAATAATCCTTTCAATTCTGATGAAGACAACTATATATAATCATTTGTTTGAATATTTTAAGTCAAGTGCCATGATCTAGATTCTTGTTAAAATTTATTAGCTCAAAACTCTTAGTATTTCGGGAGAAACATTTTGCTCCGTATAGATCTTTAGGCCTTATATAGTTGTGGACCCCAAAAAACATAATTTTCTTAATTGTTTTTTGTTTCAGATATGTTTTGTGGTCCTAAAAAATATTAATTTACCATAGTCTACATTGTTACTCCTGTTGTTGGCATGTCCCTTTATTTGTGCTCATTATAGTTCTGTATGACTTATATAAATTAGTGTTTATGCTTCATAAGGCAATATTTATTGCATGAAAGTTTAATTAGCTTGACCTTATAACTTTGGTGTTCATCTATTTTGATTCCCTTTCCTGATCACAATGATTTGTATATAAATCAGAGAAGCACAAATAACTTAaaatccaaaccatagtaaagaaAGTCAACACAAAATGTGAAATGTAATTTATGTACAAAGTATATTGTTTTATACTTTTATTATGTTTTCTTAATTTTTTATTGCCTGCTCCTAAGACCTCAACAAAGTTAATAATGTGGAGTTGTGGACTGGACATGGAGATTAGTATGTCCATATGATAATTTTGGACAGTCAAATTGAACTTTGTGTAATATTGTGCGAAACAGCGAATCATGTAATCTTACACTGAAACTTATTGCCTGGTTTATATACAGAAGCAGCTGCAAGGAAAAACATCAATTACAGAAGCAGCTGCAAGGACATGCGAAGGTTCTAGAGGAGGAAAGGAATAATATTTTCAGTCTCCAGGCAAAAAATGACTGAAGTCGGTCCATCTTTTCAAGCACTACATTACATTTTATAGCCTATAGAGTAAATGTGATCTGAAATTATTTTGTCCTTACTCTTCTATTTGTATGCTTATTCTGAAATTACTTTGCACTATTGGCCAAATGATCTACCCATCACATTTTTGGAAAGAGCAGCGCTACAAGTTTATGTATATGTTTAATGAGTACTGATCAGAATATAAAACTTCATCAGGGAATTGGTGCAGTTCCCATTTTTTTAAAGTCGATTACTTCAGCTACACATTTTAGGTGGTCCGCGCGCTCTACGCTCCCGGCTACATTGCTAATGGTCCACTTTACTAACTGCTAGGGTTCATTTTCTTAATCCATTACATTGACCGAGCTGTGTGTGGTTCAGAAAGTAGGATATTGTTAGGGAATTTTGTTTGAATAGATTTGACTGCTATTTTGGGTTTATGATTTGGCTCCATTTAGAAGATAAGCCTGTCTtgttattatacggttccgttgcaacgcacgggcactcaactAGTTTAAAGATTATAGTCACACGGTTACTAGCTAGCTAGTGATAGATGGAATTAATTTGCTTTGTGAAAAATCTACTGACCGAGTACTTCATCAGCTTTATGTCTGCACTTATGGGGGCTAGCTTCTGCCCTCTCCCTCCCCCTATCTATTTCTGAGGTGAACAGGGCATCACATATTCTAGACGAGCCATCGGCAACCAAAAGTTTGCCCTTAGCTTTAGTTAGGGCGGCATTCTCTCCTCTTCTTTTTTGTTTTTTGGCCTCCCCCTCTCCGTCCGCTTCTTTACTTTGTTAGATAAGCGGAGGAATCACGCTTTAGCGCGCGCGAAGAAGGTGGTGATGACACGGCGATCGACTGACAGTTAACCATATGATCGTCTCGCTAATCTTTTATAGTTGTCAGGTTAGAAAAAGGTGTGCGTGAGTTCACATGCATGAACCCATGCTAAACATGACAGATGTATTTGGAGACACGGCCTATATATCTGTCTTGTGAAAGCGATAGAGTGTAGATGTGTGAGCCTTAAAAGTAAGCAAGAGGGAGAAGAGGCAGGGGTAGACGTTGATGTGGTGTGGCATGCCCGttctcactaccggaatcaattgCTTTGAcgagtgtctgaagcactcggcgaagccttaaaaacactcgacaaaagctttgccgagtgtgacactcggcaaataagttatctttgccgagtgtcttccaggcagcactcggtaaagaatccatctttgccgagtgccacttgggacactcggcaaagagcccgccagagagggtccccatgtcagactctttgccgagtgccggcgacataacactcgacaaagaacctaagccggtgcccagatctgtgctctttgccgagtgttatgacccagaaCTGCTTTTGCCTaccaattttttttattttttttgttttgttctGTTTTGTTGTTGTTATGCTAAATATACTGCCAATTTTAAAACTAAATCGATAATTTAACTAATATTTTCTTAGTTATTATTATACGAAATTGATGTTGTTATattttaaaaaatatatatactATTTTTCATCGTTTTTTATTTGTCGTATTTTAGTTTAAAATGAAATAACCGACGACAAATATTCGAAAATGGGTAGTAATTATTTTATAAACATAAAACAATATAATATAAAAGTAGAAGGCGATGGCACTCTAAATCGCGCCTTATAAAATGGAATGAAGGAGGCTGCAGGAACGTCCATAAACTGGAATGAAGGAGGCTAGGCTATTAATTGGCCGTGATATACGATCTATTTCTATCATGCTTCCAATATAACTAACATATGGAGGGGGCTGCAGGAACGTCTATATGGCAAAAACCATACGTACGTTGAAGAGATCCGTACGTGTCCACCACGCCTTACCTGCCCGGCCGCCTGTCGTAACCAAAGCCAGCTGACCACACGTACGTTTCCATATCAACCGCTCCGCCTGCATGCGCGACGGCGTGTTCATATATACTGTAATAAATAAATCCCAGCGGGAATGAGCAGCCCACAGAAAATCATGCAACGATTCATGGGTTTCTACTCCACACAAGTCAGGTTCATTTCACGAGTAAGTAAAGTACAACTGCCTTCTAAAAAAACACTTGCCATTTTTCGTTATTTTCGTCTCGACTTGTTTTCTCACTACTGTCACTGGTGAGGGACTGAGGGTGACGGCCAAGGCCAACCCAGCAGCTAGCGCCATAAATACGCGCCCTTGCTTGTTTCCAAGGCTGCTGTGACGTCCGCACCGCCAGCGCCACCCGCGTCGCCATCTCCACCAGGCATCCACACCACCACCTTGGGCGCCGGGCCCTTCCATGCTTTCCTTCGCTCGTCGACAAGAACAAGATATACTAGTGCTAGCTGTTCTGTGCTGCGGTCGTCGTCTTCTTATATAAGACGCCAACGACGCATGTCCTCGGAGCCTGCCGAGGCCAGGATATAGAGGCGTCGCCGGGCCGGGCCACTGCACGGTCGGCGGATATGGCTGTCGAAGCGCACAGCCTCCTCTTAGCAGGAGGGCACAAGCAACTCACCAGCGCGGGATGGCCTTGGACGACCGGCGACGAAGCTAGATGCGCGACGGCGCGACCGAGCCACCAGCAGGCTTTCCAGCTCCAGCAGGCCTCGTGTgtgggcgtgggcgtgggcctGCCGGCGGCGGCTCCGGTCTCGTCGGCCGCGGCGGCGCCACCAGCGCCGATGATAGCGCAGCAGTACGCTGCTGGCGGACGGCTGTTCGTGGGAGACGCGGCGGAGAGCGGCGTCACGTTCGGAGGAGGAGGTGCGGTGCAGCAGGAGGCGCCCCGGAAGCGGAAGCGCGCCGAGCAGGGGCAGACGCCGCCGCCGGTTCTTGGGACCGGCGCGGCCGACGTGGCGGCGCAGTTTCAACAGCAGCTCGTCGACGTCGACCGTCTCGTCCTCCAACACGTAAGTTTACCTTTGATGAGCCCGGCGGTGCCGGCCAATGCCTCGATCTGCGCCTGCGGGGCCGGGGTTGTCTAGTACGTGCGTCGTCATCAACGATTCAACGTGCACTGACTGTGACTGATGGAGAGGTGGCGTGTTAATTTTGCGGCGGATTTGAACAATTGCAGACCGCCAAGATGTGGGCGGGGCTCAccgagcagcggcggcggcacGCCCGGCAGGTCGTGGCCACCGTGGAGGCCGCCGCGGCCCCGCGGCTGCGCGCAAAGGAGGAGGAGATCCGGCGGATGCGGCGCGTCAACTGGGCGCTCGAGGAGCGGGTGAAGAGCATGTACGTCGAGGCGCACATGTGGCGTGACTTGGCGCAGTCCAACGACGCCGCGGTCACCGCGCTCCGCGGCGAGCTGCAGCAGGCGCTCGACGCCCAGCagacgcgccgccgcgccgacgaCGCCGACTCGTGCTGCTGCGGGGAGAACGACGTCTTCATCACCGGAGCAGGCGCGGCGGAGAACGAAGAGGAGGCCGGGACCGGGACGTCGTCGTCGGGCCACGTCAGGGGGGCGTGCGCCGTGTGCGGCGACAACGCGGCCGACGTGCTGCTGCTGCCGTGCCGCCACCTCTGCGCGTGCGCGCCGTGCGCGGCCGCGGCGAGGGCGTGCCCGGCGTGCGGGTGCGCCAAGAATGGCAGCGTCTGCGTCAACTTTTCGTGATGGTCCTGAAACCGATAGAATTACTGGATAGACTAGAATTTTTTTTGGAGACGGATGCATCTTTTGCACTTGCCTTCCCCCCTCCCCCCCCTCCAAAAACCCTCGAGCGAGAAGAAAAAATATAGTCCCAAAGTTCGGAAACTTTCAGTGTCATTTTTGTGTTGCTTCTGTTTGTTTTCTAATTTAGCGTATTTGTTAGATTCTCCCTCCCACATTTTTTCTTTGGGTTTTTTTAGAGTATCTGATTAGAACTTATAAATTTGAGCTAGCCGTCCGTTGGTTTCAGAAATCACACCTGAAAGCTGATACGATGGGCATCTAGCCTTTTTAGATCCAGTGTCTTAGCTTTGGCCCGAACAATACAAACACATTTTTTTACGTCTGTAAAGTCTATAGCCAAGTGATCAAGTTACATACGCCTGTCTCTAGTAAACCAAACGGACGGGTATTGTATTCTGTGTATTTTTCGTAATCAACTGTTCACCCTTCCAACAAAGTCTGTGGGAATAAAGACGCGAAAAATAAGCACGGGTTTTCTTGCGCATGTGAATGCCTCCTTCGCTGTTGACAGCCTAAACAAAGAGACCCTTAAACCCCACTTGTTGTAATCGCGTCGTATACAACACGGAAAGGCAAAACAAACGGTTGCTTTCTCAACTCTCAAGCTGTAGGATTGATTTAAAAAAACAAAGTAGGCAGTCAATCAAAAACAAGGAAGCACAGACTATTATTATTGTATCAAAAACAACACGGTAGGGATTCAATTAAAAACAAGGAGACGGTTGGAGCTGGCGGACAGGACGCGGCGCGGGCGCACGGGCACGGCGGGACGGCAGGAGACGAGGAAACAATGGCACGGTGGGCCGTGGGCGCGGTCCATTCTGACACGCTGCTTTACTGAAAGCCTGGAGCGGAAGTGTGAACTGCATGCCGGACCAACCCACAACCGTAACCAAAACAGCCGCAGCGTGGAACAATTCATGTGGTGGCTGCGTCGGGAGTACAAATCAAACCCCAAAAAAAAACACAATTATTTACAAACGGGACAAAAACAGCCGAGCCAACGACTGATCCATCCCCAGCTTCGTTCATCTTGGCCGTTCATCCCGGGGGCCACGGTGGCACGGTGTGAGCCGCAGCCAGCAGCAGCATTTGAATCCATCAGTGCTGCTGGTGCCGAGTGCCTGCCGAGCATGAGCAGTCCGTTCGGCGTCTGCTGCCTGGTTGTTGGCGCATGCAGCACGCATGTGGTCAGTGGTTGCGCGCGCGGCTATCTGAATCCTGAACACCGATGGATGGAGCGCGATGCATGGCTCCATACACTCATGGAGACTTTGCTCGAGTTGCTCCGATAAGGATAAATGTGTACCTCCTCTATGAACTCAATCTGGCGCTGATACCGGATGATTGGCACCGTGACATCTTCAATGCCCTTTCGCGATCTGTCACTTCAAGGCAAAGTGCATGTTCATTGTTCTACTTGTCACACGAGGAGTTGAAGCATCCAGGCTGCTGCTGTTCTACTCGACTATCAATTTGAATGAGATTCCATGGGCCTCAAATCATCAAGTGTAATCATCACAACAGCTGGTCCTTCCGCTAAAAAAAAGAAAGGTGGGCCTAAAGACTAAATTCAATGTACAGGGTATCCAGGCCCATTCACCACATCC is a genomic window of Zea mays cultivar B73 chromosome 5, Zm-B73-REFERENCE-NAM-5.0, whole genome shotgun sequence containing:
- the LOC100279034 gene encoding Probable BOI-related E3 ubiquitin-protein ligase 3 — its product is MAVEAHSLLLAGGHKQLTSAGWPWTTGDEARCATARPSHQQAFQLQQASCVGVGVGLPAAAPVSSAAAAPPAPMIAQQYAAGGRLFVGDAAESGVTFGGGGAVQQEAPRKRKRAEQGQTPPPVLGTGAADVAAQFQQQLVDVDRLVLQHTAKMWAGLTEQRRRHARQVVATVEAAAAPRLRAKEEEIRRMRRVNWALEERVKSMYVEAHMWRDLAQSNDAAVTALRGELQQALDAQQTRRRADDADSCCCGENDVFITGAGAAENEEEAGTGTSSSGHVRGACAVCGDNAADVLLLPCRHLCACAPCAAAARACPACGCAKNGSVCVNFS